From Blastochloris viridis, one genomic window encodes:
- the ppsR gene encoding transcriptional regulator PpsR, producing the protein MTPVSRFKTPEQSLGELDTLDAAKLIAAAADIALILDQDGVIQDVAFGSEDLQKGGFGPWQGQRWVDTVTVESRTKVEQLLKEAADSGTPRWREISHAAPRGGTLLVRYSAVRLGDNGRVVAIGRDLRAIANLQQRLIAAQQSMEREYARLRHAETRYRLLFHLAAEAVLIVDVSTQKIVEANPSAAQLLGMPAGRLVGKPITELFADSGASAVQNLLVAVRGAGWADDVRARLANGEQEFSVSASIFRQENASHFLLRLASLHNEPSGVLPRAKSKLLKVVDSMPDALVVTGPDHTVLDVNPAFLDMAQLATEEQARGEPLDRWLGRNAVDFSVLVANLREYGSVRNFSTVVHGEFGSIEEVEISAVAVINGEQPCDGFVIRHARHRETVEPTGEKQLPRSVEQLTGLVGRVSLKELVRETTDVIERLCIQAALTHTGDNRASAAQMLGLSRQSLYAKLRRFGMGDLGPDEAEDAEES; encoded by the coding sequence TTGACCCCGGTATCGCGCTTTAAAACTCCTGAACAGTCGCTCGGCGAGCTCGACACGCTGGACGCGGCCAAATTGATCGCGGCCGCGGCAGACATTGCGCTGATCCTCGATCAGGACGGGGTCATCCAGGATGTCGCCTTCGGCAGCGAAGACCTGCAGAAGGGTGGATTCGGCCCGTGGCAGGGCCAACGCTGGGTCGACACCGTCACGGTGGAGAGCCGGACCAAGGTCGAGCAGCTGCTGAAGGAAGCCGCAGACAGCGGCACGCCTCGCTGGCGCGAGATCAGCCACGCCGCCCCGCGCGGCGGCACGCTCCTGGTGCGCTATTCGGCCGTCCGCCTCGGCGACAATGGCCGGGTGGTCGCGATCGGGCGCGATCTGCGCGCCATCGCCAACCTGCAGCAGCGCCTGATCGCCGCCCAGCAGTCAATGGAGCGGGAATATGCCCGGCTCCGCCACGCCGAAACCCGTTACCGCCTGTTGTTCCACCTCGCCGCCGAGGCGGTGCTGATCGTCGACGTCTCCACTCAGAAGATCGTCGAGGCCAACCCCTCGGCCGCGCAGCTGCTCGGCATGCCGGCCGGCCGGCTGGTGGGCAAGCCGATCACCGAACTGTTCGCCGACAGCGGCGCGAGTGCGGTGCAGAACCTGCTGGTGGCAGTGCGCGGCGCCGGCTGGGCCGATGACGTGCGCGCCCGCCTTGCCAACGGCGAGCAGGAATTCTCAGTGTCGGCCTCGATCTTCCGGCAGGAAAACGCCTCTCACTTCCTGCTCCGGCTGGCCTCGCTCCACAATGAGCCGAGCGGCGTGCTGCCGCGCGCCAAATCCAAGCTGCTCAAGGTGGTCGACTCGATGCCGGACGCGCTGGTGGTCACCGGCCCCGACCACACAGTGCTCGACGTCAACCCGGCCTTTCTTGACATGGCGCAACTCGCCACCGAGGAGCAGGCCCGCGGCGAACCGCTCGACCGCTGGCTCGGCCGCAACGCCGTCGACTTCAGTGTCCTGGTGGCGAACCTGCGCGAATACGGCTCGGTGCGGAACTTCTCGACCGTCGTGCACGGCGAGTTCGGCTCGATCGAGGAGGTCGAAATCTCGGCCGTGGCGGTGATCAACGGTGAGCAGCCGTGCGACGGCTTCGTCATCCGCCACGCCCGCCACCGCGAGACGGTCGAGCCCACCGGCGAGAAACAGTTGCCGCGCTCGGTCGAGCAGTTGACCGGATTGGTCGGCCGGGTGTCGCTCAAGGAGCTGGTCCGGGAAACCACCGATGTGATCGAGCGGCTGTGCATTCAGGCTGCCCTCACCCACACCGGCGACAACCGCGCCTCGGCGGCGCAGATGCTCGGCCTCAGCCGCCAGAGCCTTTATGCCAAGCTGCGCCGGTTCGGCATGGGCGATCTCGGCCCCGACGAGGCCGAGGACGCCGAAGAAAGCTGA
- a CDS encoding cobalamin B12-binding domain-containing protein, translating into MQTGNVLNWKKRGEEGGEDRGRLRPFGCKLQPIIVTRQVLGTPMAGVMPLATTRTDTLGDDTDRGVAALFEKADGSPIDTELTRTIEGEIIPRLMLVHRVEPALTPADDDERPALNTDEVAEFARLVMSHDIADASQYIEKLRSVGMSLETLFLDLLAPTARLLEDLWQVDLCDSTDVTVGLCHLQQLLREYGPAFETEVEHHEHGRRVLWAPLPGEPCTFELQHAFGVRIAEEFFRRAGWDVWSGNPGSVNELVSIVRREWFDLVGLTVNCNTPLDQVASMVGAIRRASCNRAVGVMVGGPMFVDHPEWVTQIGADAIAVDGRQAILQAQSLLGLMARRC; encoded by the coding sequence ATGCAGACCGGAAATGTACTTAACTGGAAAAAAAGAGGGGAAGAGGGCGGGGAGGACCGCGGTCGCCTTCGTCCCTTTGGCTGCAAACTGCAACCGATAATCGTAACACGGCAAGTGCTGGGGACACCCATGGCTGGCGTGATGCCGCTTGCGACGACGCGAACCGATACCCTTGGGGACGACACGGATAGGGGCGTTGCTGCCCTGTTCGAGAAAGCCGACGGCTCCCCGATCGACACCGAGCTTACCCGCACCATCGAGGGTGAGATCATTCCGCGCCTGATGCTGGTGCATCGGGTCGAGCCGGCGCTGACGCCGGCGGACGACGACGAACGGCCGGCGCTCAACACCGACGAGGTGGCGGAGTTCGCCCGCCTCGTGATGTCGCACGACATTGCCGATGCCTCCCAGTACATTGAGAAGCTGCGGTCCGTCGGCATGTCGCTGGAGACGCTGTTCCTCGACCTGCTGGCCCCCACCGCCCGCCTGCTTGAGGACCTGTGGCAGGTCGACCTGTGCGATTCGACCGACGTGACGGTCGGGCTGTGCCACCTTCAGCAGCTTCTGCGGGAATACGGCCCGGCGTTCGAGACCGAGGTCGAGCACCACGAGCACGGCCGCCGCGTGCTGTGGGCGCCGCTGCCCGGCGAGCCCTGCACCTTCGAACTGCAGCACGCCTTCGGCGTCCGCATCGCCGAAGAGTTCTTCCGCCGGGCCGGCTGGGACGTGTGGAGTGGCAACCCCGGCTCGGTGAACGAGCTGGTTTCGATCGTGCGCCGCGAATGGTTCGACCTCGTCGGCTTGACCGTCAACTGCAACACCCCACTTGATCAGGTGGCCTCCATGGTTGGCGCGATCCGGCGGGCCTCCTGCAATCGCGCCGTTGGCGTGATGGTCGGCGGCCCGATGTTCGTCGATCACCCCGAATGGGTCACCCAGATCGGGGCCGATGCGATTGCTGTGGACGGACGCCAAGCAATTCTGCAAGCTCAGAGTCTGCTCGGTCTGATGGCGCGACGGTGCTAG
- the bchF gene encoding 2-vinyl bacteriochlorophyllide hydratase produces the protein MRQPGHRKPLYSPEERRRRDASPWTIVQGVLAPLQFLVFLVSLWLVVSYLLTGEGFFAATVSVVIKTVVLYTIMITGSIWERDVYGKYLFVEAFFWEDVFSMLVLALHTAYLVALYVDADPRHQMFIALAAYATYVINATQFLLKLRAARLDGAHSGAAVAQDPAIEGVAIEGAAIDPGVARLTK, from the coding sequence ATGCGTCAGCCGGGCCACAGAAAACCCCTCTATTCACCGGAAGAGCGTCGGCGTCGGGATGCCTCGCCCTGGACCATCGTCCAGGGGGTATTGGCGCCGCTTCAGTTCCTGGTGTTCCTGGTCAGCTTGTGGCTGGTGGTAAGCTACCTCCTGACTGGTGAAGGTTTCTTTGCCGCAACGGTATCCGTCGTCATCAAGACGGTGGTTCTTTACACGATCATGATCACGGGCTCGATCTGGGAACGTGACGTATATGGCAAGTATCTTTTCGTAGAGGCGTTTTTCTGGGAAGACGTCTTCTCGATGCTGGTGCTGGCGCTTCACACCGCCTATCTCGTCGCCCTCTATGTCGATGCCGATCCCCGCCATCAGATGTTCATCGCACTGGCGGCCTATGCAACCTATGTTATCAACGCCACGCAATTCCTGCTGAAGCTCAGGGCCGCGAGGCTGGACGGGGCGCACTCGGGCGCTGCTGTTGCCCAGGACCCTGCGATCGAAGGTGTCGCCATCGAAGGCGCGGCGATCGATCCCGGCGTGGCGAGGTTGACGAAATGA
- a CDS encoding ferredoxin:protochlorophyllide reductase (ATP-dependent) subunit N, translating to MSGLAATPRSTVPGGCGELAVLRERGRREVFCGLAGIIWLHRKIQDAFFLVVGSRTCAHLMQSAAGVMIFAEPRFGTAIIEERDLAGLADVNAELDRVVTRLLERRSDIRLLFLVGSCPSEVIKLDLSRAAERLDQLQAGRGVRVLSYSGSGLETTFTQGEDACLAALVPELPAEAPDAPPSLLVVGALADVVEDQFSRLFADLGIDSVRFLPARHADEMPPVGPSTRVLMAQPFVSDTVRALEQRGAKRLTAPFPFGAEGTTAWLAAAAEAFNVDPERFRTVTALGQERAKRAMSRYRDQLEGKRIFFFPDSQLEVPLARMLSRELGMRLTEVGTPYLHRQNLAAELALLPADVVLSEGQHVENQLDRCRAQKPDLVVCGLGLANPLEAEGLTTKWSIELVFSPIHGYEQAGDLAEVFARPLMRRARLEV from the coding sequence ATGAGCGGATTGGCGGCAACGCCCCGGTCGACGGTCCCTGGCGGCTGCGGCGAACTCGCGGTGCTGCGCGAGCGCGGCCGTCGTGAGGTGTTCTGCGGGCTGGCCGGCATTATCTGGCTGCACCGCAAGATTCAGGACGCGTTCTTCCTGGTGGTCGGATCGCGCACCTGTGCCCACCTGATGCAATCGGCCGCCGGCGTGATGATCTTTGCCGAGCCGCGGTTCGGCACGGCCATCATCGAGGAGCGCGACCTCGCCGGGCTGGCCGACGTCAATGCCGAGCTCGACCGCGTGGTGACGCGGCTCCTGGAGCGGCGCTCCGACATTCGCCTGCTGTTCCTGGTCGGCTCGTGCCCGTCCGAGGTGATCAAGCTCGATCTGTCCCGCGCCGCCGAACGGCTCGATCAGCTCCAGGCCGGTCGCGGCGTGCGGGTGCTGAGCTATTCCGGCAGCGGCCTGGAGACCACCTTCACCCAGGGCGAGGACGCCTGCCTGGCCGCGTTGGTGCCGGAGTTGCCGGCGGAGGCGCCGGACGCGCCGCCTTCGCTTCTGGTGGTGGGCGCGCTCGCCGACGTGGTCGAGGACCAGTTCAGCCGGTTGTTCGCCGATCTTGGCATCGATTCAGTGCGCTTTCTGCCGGCGCGCCATGCCGATGAGATGCCGCCGGTCGGGCCCAGCACCCGGGTGCTGATGGCGCAGCCGTTCGTGTCCGACACGGTGCGGGCGCTGGAGCAGCGCGGCGCCAAGCGCCTCACCGCGCCGTTCCCGTTCGGCGCCGAGGGCACCACGGCGTGGCTGGCCGCTGCCGCCGAGGCCTTCAACGTCGACCCCGAGCGGTTCCGCACCGTGACTGCGCTCGGCCAGGAGCGCGCCAAGCGGGCAATGTCGCGCTACCGCGACCAGCTCGAAGGCAAGCGCATTTTCTTCTTCCCCGATTCCCAGCTCGAGGTGCCGCTGGCGCGGATGCTGTCGCGCGAACTCGGCATGCGGCTGACCGAGGTCGGCACGCCGTATCTCCACCGCCAGAACCTCGCCGCCGAACTCGCGCTGCTGCCGGCCGACGTCGTGCTCAGCGAGGGGCAGCATGTCGAAAACCAGCTCGACCGCTGCCGCGCCCAGAAGCCGGATCTGGTGGTATGCGGCCTCGGCCTCGCCAATCCGCTGGAGGCGGAAGGGCTGACCACCAAGTGGTCAATCGAACTTGTGTTCTCGCCGATCCATGGCTACGAGCAGGCTGGGGACCTTGCAGAAGTCTTTGCCCGTCCGCTGATGCGGCGCGCGCGGCTGGAGGTCTAG
- the bchB gene encoding ferredoxin:protochlorophyllide reductase (ATP-dependent) subunit B: MQLTVWTYEGPPHIGAMRVATAMEGLHYVLHAPQGDTYADLLFTMIERRSKRPPVSYSTFQARDLGADTAELFQETAREAYERFKPQALLVGSSCTAELIQDDPGGLARALNLPIPVVQLDLPSYQRKEIWGAAETFYQLVRALCAPHAPKPGEPRPAGAAGAKPRCNLLGPTALGFRHRDDVVEITRLLGELGIEVAVTAPLGATPADVARLGEADFNVVLYPETAGQAAGWLKRTFGQPFTTVVPIGYGATRDFINEVAQLAGVDPSPVLSGVRSRLPWYSRSVDSTYLTGKRVFIFADGTHAVAAARIAAEEFGFTVVGLGTYAREFAREVREAAKRYDVEPLITDDYLEVEAKVAEAHPDLVLGTQMERHIAKRLGIPCAVISAPVHVQDFPARYAPQMGFEGANVIFDTWVHPLMMGLEEHLLTMFRKDSEFHDAPSHLGGALPSAAGAETDASLPGSEAVSLNAESAPSSPTSTTLPASLTWVPEAEKELRKIPFFVRGKARRNTERFALERGVSIITVDTLYDAKAHFGR; this comes from the coding sequence ATGCAGCTGACGGTCTGGACGTACGAGGGGCCTCCTCACATCGGTGCCATGCGCGTTGCCACTGCGATGGAGGGGCTGCACTACGTGCTGCACGCCCCGCAGGGCGATACCTACGCCGACCTGCTGTTCACCATGATCGAGCGGCGCTCCAAGCGGCCGCCGGTCAGCTATTCCACCTTCCAGGCTCGCGATCTCGGCGCCGATACCGCCGAGCTGTTTCAGGAGACCGCGCGCGAAGCCTATGAGCGGTTCAAGCCGCAGGCGCTGCTGGTCGGCTCCTCCTGCACCGCCGAACTGATCCAGGACGATCCGGGCGGGCTCGCCCGCGCGCTGAACCTGCCGATCCCGGTGGTGCAGCTCGATCTGCCGTCCTATCAGCGCAAGGAAATCTGGGGCGCGGCCGAGACCTTCTACCAGTTGGTCCGCGCGCTGTGTGCGCCGCACGCGCCCAAGCCCGGCGAGCCGCGTCCGGCAGGGGCCGCCGGTGCCAAGCCGCGCTGCAATCTGCTCGGGCCGACCGCGCTTGGTTTCCGCCACCGCGACGACGTGGTGGAGATCACTAGGCTGCTTGGCGAACTCGGCATCGAGGTGGCGGTGACCGCGCCGCTCGGTGCGACGCCGGCCGACGTCGCCCGGCTCGGCGAGGCCGATTTCAACGTCGTGCTGTATCCCGAGACCGCCGGTCAGGCCGCCGGGTGGCTGAAACGCACCTTCGGTCAACCGTTCACCACGGTGGTGCCGATCGGCTACGGCGCCACGCGCGACTTCATCAACGAGGTGGCGCAGCTCGCCGGGGTCGACCCGTCACCGGTGCTGTCGGGCGTGCGCTCGCGGCTGCCGTGGTACTCGCGCTCGGTCGACTCGACCTATCTCACCGGCAAGCGGGTGTTCATCTTCGCCGACGGCACCCACGCCGTCGCCGCCGCCCGCATCGCGGCGGAGGAGTTCGGCTTCACGGTGGTGGGGCTCGGTACCTACGCCCGCGAGTTCGCCCGCGAGGTGCGCGAGGCCGCCAAGCGCTACGATGTCGAGCCGCTGATCACCGACGACTATCTGGAGGTCGAGGCCAAGGTGGCCGAGGCCCATCCCGATTTGGTGCTCGGCACCCAGATGGAGCGGCACATCGCCAAGCGCCTCGGCATCCCGTGCGCGGTGATCTCCGCGCCGGTCCACGTACAGGACTTCCCGGCGCGCTACGCCCCGCAGATGGGATTTGAGGGCGCCAACGTCATTTTCGACACCTGGGTTCACCCGCTGATGATGGGCCTTGAGGAGCATCTCCTGACGATGTTCCGGAAGGATTCAGAGTTTCACGACGCGCCGTCGCACCTTGGCGGCGCGCTGCCGTCCGCCGCCGGCGCCGAGACCGACGCGTCCTTGCCCGGGAGCGAGGCGGTTTCCCTGAACGCCGAATCGGCGCCGTCGTCGCCAACCTCGACCACGCTGCCCGCGTCGCTCACCTGGGTGCCCGAAGCGGAGAAGGAATTGCGGAAAATTCCGTTCTTCGTCAGGGGCAAGGCCCGTCGCAACACCGAACGCTTCGCGCTCGAGCGGGGCGTTTCGATCATCACCGTGGACACGCTCTACGATGCAAAAGCGCACTTCGGCCGCTGA
- a CDS encoding magnesium chelatase subunit H, translated as MQKRTSAADTTSIRVVIVTLDNHLASAVDRAGAKLRRELPGLTFTLHAATDFHADADALERCRADIEKADIIVATMLFMEDHIQPVLPWLEKRREDCDALVVCMSGADVSKLTKLGRFKMNEGGGALGFLKRLRGKDSSKPGGSAGAQQMKMLRRIPKILRFIPGTAQDVRAYFLTMQYWMAGSEENVANMVRLLVDRYADGPRKSLRGTLKAAAPFEYPEVGVYHPRLKDKIGERADKLPTASGARGRVGLLVMRSYVLAGNAGHYDGVIKAFEARGLSVVPAFACGLDARPAVERYFLQNGRATVDAIVSLTGFSLVGGPAYNDAKAAEEMLTALDVPYVSVTPVEFQTIEQWEDNERGLLPVEATMMVAIPELDGATGSMVFGGRSANGVDENTRDMRVHEERAAMLAARVDRMIALRQRATAERKVAIVLFNFPPNAGNTGTAAYLSVFASLHNTLKAMKASGYQVEVPESVDALRERITGGNSSRFGAHANVFVRIPAADHVKRERYLSELEQMWGPAPGRQQSDGSSIFVLGEQFGNVFVGVQPAFGYEGDPMRLLFEKGFVPTHAFTAFYRWIREDFGADAVLHFGTHGALEFMPGKQAGLSSKCWPDRLIGDLPNLYLYASNNPSEGTLAKRRGNATLISYLTPPIAHAGLYRGLLELKGSIERWRQLPPEAASERRELTVLIQAQAASVDLVQAEPAWEDSEVGARILALNTAVLELEYTLIPHGLHVIGEAATPAERVDLLMSVAEATHSLRPSKDSIEALVEGTPADQALAMSGLANDEAARAMFQELAETDRLLAKDHEIAAILRALDGRFIPPAPGGDLLRTPTILPTGRNLHGFDPFRIPSAFAIKDGAQQAARLLARYVEDGNPFPESIALVLWGTDNLKSEGGPIAQALALIGATPRYDNYGRLCGANLIPLADLGRPRVDVVMTLSGIFRDLLPLQIKLLAEAAFLAATADEPEELNFVRKHVLAYQRANNCDIETAALRVFSNADGAYGSNVNQLIGNSRWEDEDELAETYTRRKCYAYGRAGSAVRQPELLTSVLSNVQLAYQNLESVELGVTTIDHYFDTLGGISRAVKRAKGGNDLPVYIGDQTRGDGSVRTLGEQVALETRTRMLNPKWYEGMLKHGYEGVRQIEEHVTNTMGWSATTGQVAPWVYQQLTQTYMLDDEMRQRMAALNPTASAKVANRLLEAHARNYWNPDPETLEALRRAGEELEDRLEGVGVDVAA; from the coding sequence ATGCAAAAGCGCACTTCGGCCGCTGACACGACGAGCATTCGCGTCGTTATCGTCACTCTCGACAATCACTTGGCGAGCGCGGTCGATCGCGCCGGAGCCAAGCTGCGGCGTGAGTTGCCCGGCCTGACTTTCACGCTGCACGCGGCCACCGATTTCCACGCCGATGCCGACGCGCTCGAGCGTTGCCGTGCCGACATCGAGAAGGCCGACATCATCGTCGCCACCATGCTGTTCATGGAAGACCACATCCAGCCGGTTCTGCCGTGGCTGGAGAAGCGGCGCGAGGACTGCGACGCGCTGGTGGTCTGCATGTCGGGTGCCGACGTCAGCAAATTGACCAAGCTCGGCCGCTTCAAGATGAACGAGGGCGGCGGCGCGCTCGGCTTCCTCAAGCGGCTGCGCGGCAAGGATTCCTCCAAGCCCGGCGGCTCGGCGGGCGCCCAGCAGATGAAGATGCTGCGGCGAATCCCGAAGATTCTGCGCTTCATCCCCGGCACCGCCCAGGACGTTCGCGCCTACTTCCTCACCATGCAGTATTGGATGGCGGGGTCGGAGGAGAACGTCGCCAACATGGTCCGCCTGCTGGTGGACCGCTATGCCGACGGTCCGCGCAAGAGCCTGCGCGGCACGCTGAAGGCCGCGGCGCCATTCGAATATCCCGAGGTCGGGGTCTACCATCCGCGGCTGAAGGACAAGATCGGCGAGCGGGCCGACAAGCTGCCGACGGCGTCGGGCGCGCGCGGCAGGGTCGGCCTTCTGGTGATGCGCTCCTATGTGCTGGCCGGCAATGCCGGGCACTATGACGGCGTGATCAAGGCGTTCGAGGCGCGCGGCCTGTCGGTGGTGCCGGCGTTCGCCTGCGGTCTCGACGCCCGGCCGGCGGTCGAACGCTATTTCCTGCAGAACGGCCGCGCCACCGTCGATGCCATCGTCTCGCTCACCGGCTTCTCGCTGGTCGGCGGCCCGGCCTACAACGACGCCAAGGCGGCCGAGGAGATGCTCACCGCGCTCGACGTGCCGTACGTGTCGGTCACGCCGGTCGAGTTCCAGACCATCGAGCAGTGGGAGGACAACGAGCGCGGCCTGTTGCCGGTCGAGGCCACCATGATGGTCGCCATTCCCGAGCTCGACGGCGCCACCGGTTCGATGGTGTTCGGTGGCCGCTCCGCCAATGGCGTGGACGAAAACACCCGCGACATGCGCGTGCATGAGGAGCGCGCGGCGATGCTCGCCGCCCGCGTCGACCGCATGATCGCGCTGCGACAGCGCGCGACGGCCGAGCGTAAGGTCGCCATCGTGCTGTTCAATTTCCCGCCGAACGCCGGCAATACCGGCACCGCGGCGTACCTGTCGGTGTTTGCCTCGCTCCACAATACGCTGAAGGCGATGAAGGCATCCGGCTACCAGGTCGAGGTGCCCGAGAGCGTCGATGCGTTGCGCGAGCGCATTACGGGCGGCAATTCGTCCCGCTTCGGCGCGCACGCCAACGTGTTCGTCCGCATCCCGGCAGCCGACCACGTCAAGCGCGAGCGCTATCTCAGCGAACTCGAGCAGATGTGGGGTCCGGCGCCCGGCCGCCAGCAGAGCGACGGCTCGTCGATTTTCGTGCTCGGCGAGCAGTTCGGCAACGTGTTCGTCGGCGTCCAGCCCGCGTTCGGCTACGAGGGCGACCCGATGCGCCTTCTGTTCGAGAAGGGCTTCGTGCCGACCCACGCCTTCACCGCGTTCTATCGCTGGATTCGCGAGGACTTCGGCGCCGACGCCGTGCTGCATTTCGGCACCCACGGCGCGCTGGAGTTCATGCCCGGCAAGCAGGCGGGCCTGTCGTCCAAGTGCTGGCCGGACCGGCTGATCGGCGATCTGCCGAACCTCTATCTCTACGCCTCCAACAACCCCTCGGAGGGCACGCTGGCCAAACGGCGCGGCAACGCCACCTTGATCAGCTATCTGACGCCGCCGATCGCCCACGCCGGGCTCTATCGCGGCTTGCTCGAACTCAAGGGCTCGATCGAGCGCTGGCGCCAGCTTCCGCCCGAGGCCGCCAGCGAGCGGCGCGAGTTGACCGTGCTGATCCAGGCCCAGGCCGCGAGCGTCGATCTCGTTCAGGCCGAGCCGGCCTGGGAGGACAGCGAGGTCGGTGCGAGAATCCTCGCCCTCAACACCGCGGTGCTCGAACTCGAATACACCCTCATTCCGCACGGCCTGCACGTGATCGGCGAAGCGGCGACGCCGGCCGAGCGCGTCGACCTGCTGATGTCGGTGGCCGAGGCCACTCATAGCCTGCGGCCGTCGAAGGACTCGATCGAGGCCTTGGTCGAGGGCACGCCCGCCGATCAGGCGCTGGCGATGAGCGGCCTTGCCAATGACGAGGCGGCGCGGGCGATGTTCCAGGAGTTGGCGGAGACCGACCGGCTGCTGGCGAAGGACCACGAGATCGCCGCGATCCTGCGCGCGCTCGACGGCCGGTTCATCCCGCCGGCGCCGGGTGGCGACCTGCTCCGCACCCCGACGATCCTGCCGACCGGCCGCAACCTCCACGGCTTCGACCCGTTCCGCATCCCGAGTGCCTTCGCGATCAAGGACGGCGCCCAGCAGGCGGCGCGGCTGCTTGCCCGCTACGTCGAGGACGGCAATCCGTTCCCCGAATCGATCGCGCTGGTGCTGTGGGGCACCGACAACCTCAAATCCGAGGGCGGTCCGATCGCCCAGGCCCTGGCGCTGATCGGCGCCACGCCGCGCTACGACAATTACGGCCGCTTGTGCGGGGCGAACCTCATTCCGCTCGCCGACCTTGGCCGGCCGCGCGTCGACGTGGTGATGACGCTGTCGGGCATCTTCCGCGACCTGTTGCCGTTGCAGATCAAGCTGCTCGCCGAAGCGGCCTTCCTCGCCGCGACCGCCGACGAGCCGGAGGAGCTGAACTTCGTCCGCAAGCACGTGCTGGCCTATCAGCGGGCCAACAATTGCGACATCGAGACCGCGGCGCTCCGGGTGTTCTCGAACGCCGACGGCGCCTACGGCTCGAACGTCAATCAGCTGATCGGCAACAGCCGGTGGGAGGACGAGGACGAGTTGGCGGAGACCTATACCCGCCGCAAGTGCTATGCCTATGGCCGCGCCGGTAGCGCGGTGCGGCAGCCCGAGCTCTTGACCAGCGTGCTGTCGAACGTGCAGCTCGCCTACCAGAACCTGGAGTCGGTCGAGCTCGGCGTCACCACCATCGACCACTACTTCGACACGCTCGGCGGCATCAGCCGCGCGGTGAAGCGCGCCAAAGGCGGCAACGACCTGCCGGTCTATATCGGCGACCAGACCCGCGGCGACGGCTCGGTGCGCACGCTCGGCGAACAGGTGGCGCTGGAAACCCGTACCCGGATGCTGAATCCGAAATGGTATGAGGGTATGTTGAAACACGGATATGAGGGCGTGCGTCAGATCGAAGAGCACGTCACCAACACCATGGGCTGGTCGGCGACGACCGGGCAGGTGGCGCCGTGGGTCTATCAACAACTCACGCAGACCTATATGCTGGACGATGAAATGCGTCAGCGCATGGCGGCCCTCAATCCGACCGCCTCCGCCAAGGTTGCCAATCGCCTGCTTGAAGCGCACGCACGCAACTACTGGAATCCGGACCCTGAGACGCTGGAGGCGTTGCGGCGGGCCGGAGAGGAGCTCGAGGATCGACTTGAAGGCGTCGGCGTGGATGTCGCTGCGTAA